In one Rhinopithecus roxellana isolate Shanxi Qingling chromosome 1, ASM756505v1, whole genome shotgun sequence genomic region, the following are encoded:
- the LOC104657097 gene encoding 60S ribosomal protein L32, translated as MAALRPLVKPKIVKKRTKKFIRHQSDRYVKIKRNWRKPRGIDNRVRRRFKGQILMPNIGYGSNKKTKHMLPSGFRKFLVHNVKELEVLLMCNKSYCAEIAHNVSSKNRKAIVERAAQLAIRVTNPNARLRSEENE; from the coding sequence ATGGCCGCCCTCAGACCCCTTGTGAAGCCCAAGATCGtcaaaaaaagaaccaagaagTTTATCCGGCACCAGTCAGACCGATATGTCAAAATTAAGCGGAACTGGCGGAAACCCAGAGGCATTGACAACAGGGTTCGTAGAAGATTCAAGGGCCAGATCTTGATGCCCAACATTGGTTATGGgagcaacaaaaaaacaaagcacatgCTGCCCAGTGGATTCCGGAAGTTCCTGGTCCACAACGTCAAGGAGCTGGAAGTGCTGCTGATGTGCAACAAATCTTACTGTGCCGAGATTGCTCACAATGTTTCCTCCAAGAACCGCAAAGCCATCGTGGAAAGAGCCGCCCAGCTGGCCATCAGAGTCACCAACCCCAATGCCAGGCTGCGCAGTGAAGAAAATGAGTAG